From a region of the Gossypium raimondii isolate GPD5lz chromosome 10, ASM2569854v1, whole genome shotgun sequence genome:
- the LOC105778278 gene encoding dof zinc finger protein DOF3.6 yields MVFSSVPYLDPPNWQQAPSHHHQQAGVITSESHHHNSQLPPPPPPLPVPGVGGGGIRPGSMTERARLAKIPQPESALKCPRCESTNTKFCYFNNYSLSQPRHFCKTCRRYWTRGGALRNVPVGGGCRRNKRSKGNNRSKSPSVVTERQHGSSSSSSTLVSNSCTDILTHMNPPAPPQLPLLPPLHHLGNYNSGDIGLNFAGIPPQVAVTGCGTSASDMDFQGSTGLVEQWRSLQQVQQFPFLTSLEQSQTGLYPFESDGVEPPPSYAGHHQFRSKPLESAITQLANVKMEDSQQGLNLSRNFLGISGNDHQYWGTATAGNSWTDLSGFIKEKSSHR; encoded by the exons ATGGTTTTCTCTTCTGTTCCATATCTTGATCCCCCAAATTGGCAACAG GCACCAAGTCATCATCATCAGCAAGCTGGGGTTATCACTAGTGAGAGTCATCATCATAATTCTCAGCTTCCACCACCGCCGCCGCCGCTGCCAGTACCGGGTGTTGGCGGTGGTGGTATTAGGCCTGGTTCGATGACGGAACGAGCTAGGCTAGCTAAAATACCACAACCTGAATCAGCTCTAAAGTGTCCTCGTTGTGAATCAACCAACACtaagttttgttatttcaaCAATTACAGCCTTTCTCAGCCTCGTCACTTTTGTAAGACTTGTAGACGGTACTGGACTCGCGGCGGAGCTTTAAGGAACGTACCAGTCGGCGGTGGTTGCCggagaaacaaaagaagcaAAGGAAATAATAGATCAAAGTCTCCGTCAGTTGTTACCGAACGGCAACATGGTTCAAGTTCATCTTCAAGTACACTTGTTTCTAATAGTTGCACTGATATATTAACCCACATGAACCCACCAGCACCACCTCAATTACCTCTATTGCCACCCTTACACCATCTCGGCAACTACAATTCCGGCGATATCGGGCTGAATTTCGCAGGAATTCCACCACAAGTGGCGGTGACAGGCTGTGGAACTAGTGCTAGTGACATGGATTTTCAAGGCTCAACTGGATTGGTGGAACAATGGAGATCACTTCAACAAGTTCAACAATTTCCATTTTTGACTAGCTTGGAACAATCCCAAACTGGGTTATATCCATTTGAAAGTGATGGTGTGGAGCCACCACCGAGTTATGCTGGTCATCATCAATTTCGGTCTAAGCCATTAGAGAGTGCTATTACACAGCTTGCGAATGTTAAAATGGAGGACTCTCAACAAGGATTGAATTTATCAAGGAATTTTTTGGGAATTTCGGGCAATGATCATCAATACTGGGGCACTGCCACTGCTGGCAACTCATGGACTGACCTTTCTG GTTTCATCAAGGAGAAATCAAGTCATAGATAA